One stretch of Clavibacter michiganensis DNA includes these proteins:
- the rsmA gene encoding 16S rRNA (adenine(1518)-N(6)/adenine(1519)-N(6))-dimethyltransferase RsmA, which produces MSDEAAPAAPAPAAPTLLGPAEIRDLAELLGVAPTKKLGQNFVIDANTVRRIVRVARVEAGTHVVEVGPGLGSLTLGLLETGASVVAVEIDGRLAEQLPITVRLYQPEAALTVVHEDALRVAELPGDPTALVANLPYNVSVPVLLHLLEHFPAIRTGVVMVQAEVGHRIAAAPGSKVYGSPSVKAAWYGAWRTAGQVSRQVFWPVPNVDSVLVAFERHAEPFASESLRVRTFKIVDAAFQQRRKMLRQALAELLGGSEAASALLEAGGVAPTSRGEQLSVHDYLRVAHAWADREADGVPPSLR; this is translated from the coding sequence GTGAGCGACGAGGCGGCACCCGCCGCGCCCGCTCCCGCCGCGCCGACGCTCCTCGGCCCCGCCGAGATCCGCGACCTCGCCGAGCTGCTCGGCGTCGCGCCCACCAAGAAGCTCGGCCAGAACTTCGTCATCGACGCCAACACCGTGCGCCGCATCGTCCGGGTCGCGCGCGTCGAGGCCGGCACGCACGTGGTCGAGGTGGGGCCGGGCCTCGGATCCCTGACGCTCGGCCTCCTCGAGACCGGCGCGAGCGTCGTGGCGGTGGAGATCGACGGCCGGCTCGCCGAGCAGCTGCCCATCACGGTGCGCCTCTACCAGCCGGAGGCTGCGCTCACGGTCGTGCACGAGGACGCGCTCCGCGTCGCCGAGCTGCCCGGGGATCCCACCGCGCTCGTCGCGAACCTCCCGTACAACGTCTCCGTGCCCGTGCTGCTGCACCTGCTCGAGCACTTCCCGGCGATCCGCACGGGCGTGGTGATGGTGCAGGCCGAGGTCGGGCACCGCATCGCCGCGGCACCCGGATCCAAGGTCTACGGATCCCCGAGCGTCAAGGCCGCCTGGTACGGCGCGTGGCGCACGGCCGGCCAGGTCAGCCGCCAGGTGTTCTGGCCGGTGCCGAACGTCGACTCGGTGCTCGTCGCGTTCGAACGGCACGCGGAGCCGTTCGCCTCCGAGTCGCTGCGCGTCCGTACCTTCAAGATCGTCGACGCGGCCTTCCAGCAGCGCCGCAAGATGCTCCGCCAGGCGCTCGCCGAGCTGCTCGGCGGGAGCGAGGCCGCGTCCGCGCTCCTCGAGGCCGGAGGGGTCGCCCCCACTTCGCGGGGCGAGCAGCTGAGCGTGCACGACTACCTCCGCGTAGCCCATGCCTGGGCGGATCGCGAGGCGGACGGAGTGCCTCCCAGCCTCCGCTAG
- a CDS encoding 4-(cytidine 5'-diphospho)-2-C-methyl-D-erythritol kinase yields MTSAATSSDVVHARAPGKINVSLTVGALQEDGYHDVATAYQAVSLYEDVWATKADGFSVEFGGSIDTSHLTTGADNLAVRAARLLARSTGYRGGVHLRIEKNVPIAGGMGGGSADAAATLLACDTLWGTERTRDQLLALGAELGADVPFALAGGTAIGTGRGDRLSPALAKGTFQWVLAIAEFGVSTPDVYGELDKHRERHAQDIFPAQQIPQVDSGVLQALRAGDPHMLAEVLHNDLQAPALHLAPGLGEVLQLGEENGALAGIVSGSGPTVAFLAADLDSALELQIALSAARLTVIRATGPVHGARIITG; encoded by the coding sequence ATGACCTCCGCGGCCACCAGCTCCGACGTGGTGCACGCGCGGGCCCCGGGGAAGATCAACGTCTCCCTCACCGTCGGTGCGCTCCAGGAGGACGGGTACCACGACGTCGCCACCGCGTACCAGGCGGTGAGCCTCTACGAGGACGTGTGGGCGACGAAGGCCGACGGCTTCTCGGTCGAGTTCGGCGGATCCATCGACACCTCCCACCTCACCACCGGTGCCGACAACCTCGCCGTCCGCGCGGCCCGTCTCCTCGCCCGGAGCACCGGCTACCGCGGCGGCGTGCACCTGCGGATCGAGAAGAACGTCCCCATCGCGGGCGGCATGGGCGGCGGATCCGCGGACGCCGCGGCCACCCTCCTCGCCTGCGACACCCTGTGGGGCACCGAGCGCACGCGCGACCAGCTGCTCGCCCTGGGCGCGGAGCTCGGCGCCGACGTGCCGTTCGCGCTCGCCGGCGGCACCGCCATCGGCACCGGCCGCGGCGACCGGCTGAGCCCCGCGCTCGCCAAGGGCACGTTCCAGTGGGTGCTCGCCATCGCCGAGTTCGGCGTCTCCACGCCCGACGTCTACGGCGAGCTCGACAAGCACCGCGAGCGCCACGCGCAGGACATCTTCCCGGCGCAGCAGATCCCGCAGGTCGACTCGGGCGTGCTGCAGGCGCTGCGGGCGGGGGATCCGCACATGCTCGCCGAGGTCCTCCACAACGACCTCCAGGCGCCCGCCCTCCACCTCGCGCCCGGCCTCGGCGAGGTGCTGCAGCTCGGCGAGGAGAACGGCGCGCTCGCCGGCATCGTCTCGGGATCCGGCCCCACGGTCGCGTTCCTCGCCGCGGACCTCGACAGCGCGCTCGAGCTGCAGATCGCGCTGAGCGCCGCCCGCCTCACGGTCATCCGGGCGACCGGGCCCGTGCACGGCGCCCGCATCATCACGGGCTGA
- a CDS encoding TatD family hydrolase translates to MSESSYVRQRDTSAAHGQTRDLTYPPLPEALTVPVYDNHTHLEIADGESPIDFTEHLDRASSVGVRGVIQVGGDLETSRWSAETAAHEPRMLAAVAIHPNEAPAYEEAGTLDDALAEIHELAGRPRVRAVGETGLDFFRTGEEGRAAQQRSFEEHIRIAKERGIALQIHDRDAHDEVVATLLRVGAPERTVFHCFSGDEDLARICAENGWYMSFSGTVTFKNAGDLREALAFAPRSLLLVETDAPFLTPVPFRGRPNAPYLIPHTLRAMAAHLGTDVSMLAAQISSNTELVYGRWDDEPVTSPAKDPAEIDPAGRA, encoded by the coding sequence ATGTCCGAATCCAGCTACGTGCGCCAGCGCGACACCTCCGCGGCCCACGGCCAGACGCGCGACCTCACGTACCCGCCGCTGCCCGAGGCGCTCACGGTGCCCGTCTACGACAACCACACGCACCTCGAGATCGCGGACGGCGAGTCGCCCATCGACTTCACCGAGCACCTCGACCGCGCGAGCTCCGTCGGCGTCCGCGGCGTGATCCAGGTCGGCGGCGACCTCGAGACGTCGCGCTGGTCCGCGGAGACCGCCGCGCACGAGCCGCGCATGCTCGCGGCCGTCGCGATCCACCCGAACGAGGCCCCGGCCTACGAGGAGGCGGGCACGCTCGACGACGCGCTCGCCGAGATCCACGAGCTCGCCGGACGCCCGCGCGTGCGCGCCGTCGGCGAGACCGGCCTCGACTTCTTCCGCACGGGCGAGGAGGGCCGCGCGGCCCAGCAGCGCTCGTTCGAGGAGCACATCCGCATCGCCAAGGAGCGCGGCATCGCCCTCCAGATCCACGACCGCGACGCGCACGACGAGGTCGTCGCCACCCTGCTGCGCGTCGGCGCCCCCGAGCGCACCGTCTTCCACTGCTTCTCCGGTGACGAGGACCTCGCCCGGATCTGCGCCGAGAACGGCTGGTACATGTCGTTCTCCGGCACGGTCACCTTCAAGAACGCGGGAGACCTGCGCGAGGCGCTCGCCTTCGCGCCGCGCTCGCTCCTGCTGGTGGAGACGGACGCGCCGTTCCTCACGCCCGTGCCGTTCCGCGGCCGGCCGAACGCGCCGTACCTCATCCCGCACACGCTCCGCGCGATGGCCGCGCACCTCGGCACCGACGTGTCGATGCTCGCCGCGCAGATCTCCTCCAACACCGAGCTCGTCTACGGGCGCTGGGACGACGAGCCCGTGACGTCGCCCGCGAAGGACCCCGCCGAGATCGACCCGGCGGGCCGCGCGTGA
- a CDS encoding glycosyltransferase family 39 protein, producing MTDLRTDGGRGPASTGPSVRRPADGPRGGRPSGPLGRFHHRRWGDAWLIGLLGFLLALPLAGAPSVWYDEAATVISATRGWDDLLRELSTVDAVHGLYYAGMKVWFELVGYSPTSLRFPSAVFIGLAAAGVVLLTRTISTRATGIVAGLVFVVIPRSAWMGTEGRSFALGTLIAVALTVAFVLAARRAGSRWQVQARWWALYGLLAWLGASTFVYLALLVGAHGVVILWSIASARAGRRSRRPMVVSLLGWAIASITAGLLSLPLVRVVTEQSGQVGWIKPIGPNTITQVISTQLFYQNDVFGFLAWALALVGLALLVRRGIRLVRARRASRLEPEGALAEFESAYLHAGWSPTILQLAVVWFVVPTLLLIGASTLMSPLYSPRYMAYTAPAFAMLMAVGILALKWKPLVAGVTALLVALSVMQLVHDRTTTVKADSDWAAIARIVSEERAQEAPGTSEAVIFGPVRRHPKATSRIVAYSYPDAFRGMDDILLRTPPGDTDGLWEQTYPLADRVDEVDGADVVWLVTSDKQDIRDDVAAALTPRGFAKTDDWHVMNANVERYERVAAG from the coding sequence ATGACAGACCTCCGTACGGACGGCGGACGCGGACCCGCGTCGACCGGACCCAGCGTACGACGGCCCGCCGACGGTCCCCGCGGCGGTCGCCCCTCGGGCCCCCTCGGCCGCTTCCACCACCGCCGCTGGGGCGACGCCTGGCTCATCGGCCTCCTCGGCTTCCTGCTCGCGCTCCCCCTCGCCGGCGCGCCCTCGGTCTGGTACGACGAGGCCGCCACGGTGATCTCGGCCACGCGCGGCTGGGACGACCTCCTCCGCGAGCTCAGCACGGTCGACGCCGTCCACGGCCTCTACTACGCGGGCATGAAGGTGTGGTTCGAGCTGGTCGGCTACTCGCCCACGTCGCTGCGCTTCCCGAGCGCGGTGTTCATCGGCCTCGCCGCCGCGGGCGTGGTGCTCCTCACGCGCACGATCTCCACGCGCGCCACCGGCATCGTCGCAGGGCTGGTCTTCGTCGTGATCCCGCGCTCGGCCTGGATGGGCACGGAGGGACGCTCGTTCGCGCTCGGCACCCTCATCGCGGTCGCGCTCACCGTCGCGTTCGTGCTCGCGGCCCGCCGTGCCGGATCCCGCTGGCAGGTGCAGGCCAGGTGGTGGGCGCTGTACGGGCTGCTCGCGTGGCTCGGCGCCTCCACGTTCGTGTACCTCGCGCTGCTCGTGGGCGCGCACGGCGTCGTGATCCTCTGGTCCATCGCCTCCGCGCGCGCCGGCCGCCGCAGCCGCCGGCCCATGGTCGTCTCGCTCCTCGGCTGGGCCATCGCCTCCATCACGGCAGGGCTCCTGTCGCTGCCGCTCGTGCGCGTGGTGACGGAGCAGTCGGGCCAGGTCGGGTGGATCAAGCCCATCGGCCCGAACACGATCACGCAGGTGATCTCGACGCAGCTCTTCTACCAGAACGACGTCTTCGGCTTCCTCGCCTGGGCGCTCGCGCTCGTGGGCCTGGCGCTGCTGGTGCGCCGCGGGATCCGCCTGGTGCGCGCCCGCCGCGCCTCGCGCCTCGAGCCGGAGGGCGCTCTCGCCGAGTTCGAGTCGGCGTACCTGCACGCCGGGTGGTCGCCGACGATCCTGCAGCTCGCGGTCGTGTGGTTCGTCGTGCCGACGCTGCTGCTCATCGGCGCCTCCACGCTCATGTCGCCGCTCTACTCCCCGCGGTACATGGCGTACACGGCGCCCGCGTTCGCGATGCTCATGGCGGTCGGGATCCTCGCGCTCAAGTGGAAGCCGCTCGTCGCCGGCGTCACGGCCCTGCTCGTGGCGCTGTCGGTGATGCAGCTCGTGCACGACCGCACGACCACCGTGAAGGCCGACTCCGACTGGGCCGCCATCGCGCGGATCGTCTCCGAGGAGCGCGCGCAGGAGGCCCCCGGCACGAGCGAGGCCGTGATCTTCGGCCCGGTCCGCCGCCACCCGAAGGCGACCTCGCGCATCGTCGCGTACTCGTACCCGGACGCGTTCCGCGGCATGGACGACATCCTGCTGCGCACGCCGCCCGGCGACACCGACGGCCTCTGGGAGCAGACGTACCCGCTCGCCGACCGCGTCGACGAGGTCGACGGCGCCGACGTCGTCTGGCTGGTCACTAGCGACAAGCAGGACATCCGGGACGACGTGGCCGCGGCGCTCACCCCGCGCGGCTTCGCCAAGACCGACGACTGGCACGTGATGAACGCGAACGTCGAGCGGTACGAGCGGGTGGCAGCGGGCTGA
- the metG gene encoding methionine--tRNA ligase has translation MSRGEPFYITTPIFYVNDVPHIGHAYTEVAADVLARWHRQRGDDTWFLTGTDEHGQKILRTATAHETTPQAWADRLVTESWQPLLEAVDISNDDFIRTTDARHEESVKIFLQRLHDAGFIYTGEYKGYYCVGCEEYKQPSDLLEGTGPFEGQLVCAIHSKPVELLEEKNYFFRMSDFGERLLAFYEERPDFIQPESARNEILSFVRRGLEDLSISRSSFDWGIPIPWDESHVVYVWFEALMNYVTAIGYGVDDERFQRRWPATHLVGKDILRFHAVIWPAMLMALGEEPPRRVFGHGWLLVGGEKMSKSKLTGIVPQTITDTFGIDAFRYYFMRAFAFGQDGSFSWEDLSARYQAELANGFGNLSSRVIAMVGRYFDGRIPEANELTEADERVLSVARAAASTADDAIERLAIHESLAAVWTLVDELNGYITSQEPWALAKKDEDRARLETVLHTAVRGLGTLAVLLAPVLPGATAKLWTALGGTGTVGQQRIDLADEWTGSGTVTPLEAPLFPRIEQEPATASA, from the coding sequence ATGTCCCGCGGCGAGCCCTTCTACATCACCACGCCGATCTTCTACGTGAACGACGTCCCGCACATCGGGCACGCGTACACCGAGGTCGCCGCCGACGTGCTCGCCCGCTGGCACCGCCAGCGCGGCGACGACACCTGGTTCCTCACGGGCACGGACGAGCACGGGCAGAAGATCCTCCGCACCGCGACGGCGCACGAGACCACGCCGCAGGCCTGGGCCGACCGCCTCGTCACCGAGAGCTGGCAGCCGCTGCTGGAGGCCGTCGACATCTCCAACGACGACTTCATCCGCACCACGGACGCCCGCCACGAGGAGAGCGTCAAGATCTTCCTGCAGCGCCTCCACGACGCCGGGTTCATCTACACGGGCGAGTACAAGGGCTACTACTGCGTCGGCTGCGAGGAGTACAAGCAGCCGTCCGACCTCCTCGAGGGCACGGGTCCGTTCGAGGGCCAGCTCGTCTGCGCCATCCACTCCAAGCCGGTCGAGCTGCTGGAGGAGAAGAACTACTTCTTCCGCATGAGCGACTTCGGCGAGCGGCTCCTCGCGTTCTACGAGGAGCGCCCCGACTTCATCCAGCCGGAGAGCGCCCGCAACGAGATCCTGTCGTTCGTGCGCCGGGGCCTCGAGGACCTCTCCATCTCGCGGTCCAGCTTCGACTGGGGCATCCCGATCCCGTGGGACGAGAGCCACGTCGTCTACGTGTGGTTCGAGGCGCTCATGAACTACGTCACCGCCATCGGCTACGGCGTGGACGACGAGCGGTTCCAGCGCCGCTGGCCCGCGACGCACCTGGTGGGAAAGGACATCCTCCGCTTCCACGCGGTCATCTGGCCGGCCATGCTCATGGCGCTCGGCGAGGAGCCGCCCCGCCGCGTCTTCGGCCACGGCTGGCTGCTCGTCGGCGGCGAGAAGATGTCGAAGTCGAAGCTCACGGGCATCGTGCCGCAGACCATCACCGACACCTTCGGCATCGACGCGTTCCGCTACTACTTCATGCGCGCCTTCGCCTTCGGGCAGGACGGATCCTTCAGCTGGGAGGACCTCAGCGCCCGCTACCAGGCCGAGCTCGCCAACGGCTTCGGCAACCTCTCCTCCCGCGTGATCGCCATGGTCGGCCGCTACTTCGACGGCCGGATCCCCGAGGCCAACGAGCTCACCGAGGCCGACGAGCGCGTGCTGTCCGTCGCACGCGCTGCCGCGTCCACCGCCGACGACGCCATCGAGCGGCTCGCGATCCACGAGTCGCTCGCCGCCGTGTGGACCCTGGTCGACGAGCTCAACGGCTACATCACGAGCCAGGAGCCCTGGGCCCTCGCCAAGAAGGACGAGGACCGCGCGCGCCTCGAGACCGTGCTGCACACCGCGGTCCGCGGCCTCGGCACGCTCGCCGTGCTGCTCGCGCCCGTGCTGCCCGGCGCCACCGCGAAGCTCTGGACCGCGCTCGGCGGCACCGGCACGGTCGGCCAGCAGCGCATCGACCTCGCCGACGAGTGGACCGGTTCCGGCACCGTCACCCCGCTCGAGGCGCCGCTGTTCCCGCGCATCGAGCAGGAGCCGGCGACCGCCTCCGCCTGA
- a CDS encoding CGNR zinc finger domain-containing protein produces MDPDEELLLAVLNSAPVVDGRREDRLAGASGRELAREWGGTGTAAELERLRRARDAIQAVVRGHAAPAAVAELAAVVDGAVRTPRVTAEGVTWELRVPRDDRLPVDAVLAWSTVSARLPGRLRPCANHECELFLVDHSRPGTAKWCSMATCGNRMKARAHAQRVRD; encoded by the coding sequence GTGGACCCGGACGAGGAGCTGCTGCTGGCCGTGCTGAACAGCGCGCCGGTGGTCGACGGTCGGCGCGAGGACCGGCTCGCCGGCGCATCCGGCCGCGAGCTCGCCCGCGAGTGGGGCGGCACCGGCACCGCCGCCGAGCTCGAGCGCCTGCGCCGCGCCCGCGACGCGATCCAGGCCGTCGTCCGCGGACACGCCGCGCCCGCCGCCGTCGCGGAGCTGGCCGCGGTGGTCGACGGCGCCGTGCGCACGCCGCGCGTCACCGCCGAAGGTGTGACCTGGGAGCTCCGCGTGCCGCGCGACGACCGCCTCCCGGTCGACGCCGTGCTCGCCTGGTCGACCGTCTCGGCGCGGCTCCCCGGTCGCCTCCGTCCGTGCGCCAACCACGAGTGCGAGCTCTTCCTCGTCGACCACAGCCGACCCGGCACCGCGAAGTGGTGCTCCATGGCGACGTGCGGCAACCGGATGAAGGCCCGCGCGCACGCGCAGCGCGTGCGCGACTGA
- a CDS encoding DMT family transporter, whose product MRTMLPRAVRPSRPEWALIGITAIWGGTFLAVHVAMEHSGPLFFVGLRFLAAGLISVVLFRRVLRGMRRIDLAAGAAIGVMIFLGYGLQTYGLQTIPSSTSAFITALYVPLVPLLQWAAFRKRPSALALVGVALAFVGLLLVAGPQEGVALGAGEVATLVSTLPIAAEIILIGLFAGRVDVGRVTVVQLLIAGALSLACMPLAGEAIPAFSWVWLVAAVALGASSCLIQLTMNWAQRSVSPTRATIIYAGEPVWAGVVGRVAGERLPALAILGAALIVAGTVVSELRPRPAREPV is encoded by the coding sequence ATGCGCACGATGCTGCCCCGCGCCGTCCGGCCGTCCCGCCCCGAGTGGGCGCTCATCGGCATCACGGCGATTTGGGGCGGCACGTTCCTCGCGGTGCACGTCGCGATGGAGCACAGCGGGCCGCTCTTCTTCGTCGGGCTCCGATTCCTCGCGGCGGGGCTGATCAGCGTGGTCCTGTTCCGCCGGGTCCTCCGCGGGATGCGCCGGATCGACCTCGCGGCCGGCGCGGCGATCGGCGTCATGATCTTCCTCGGCTACGGCCTCCAGACGTACGGGCTGCAGACGATCCCGAGCAGCACGTCGGCCTTCATCACCGCGCTGTACGTGCCGCTCGTGCCCCTGCTGCAGTGGGCGGCGTTCCGGAAGCGACCGAGTGCGCTCGCCCTGGTGGGCGTGGCGCTCGCCTTCGTCGGGCTGCTCCTCGTAGCCGGTCCGCAGGAGGGGGTGGCGCTCGGCGCCGGGGAGGTGGCGACCCTCGTGAGCACGCTCCCGATCGCCGCCGAGATCATCCTCATCGGGCTGTTCGCCGGTCGCGTCGACGTCGGCCGGGTGACCGTCGTGCAGCTCCTCATCGCCGGGGCGCTCTCGCTCGCGTGCATGCCGCTGGCCGGGGAGGCGATCCCCGCCTTCTCGTGGGTGTGGCTCGTGGCGGCGGTGGCGCTCGGGGCGAGCAGCTGCCTCATCCAGCTCACGATGAACTGGGCGCAGCGCTCCGTCTCGCCGACCCGCGCCACGATCATCTACGCGGGCGAGCCGGTCTGGGCGGGCGTGGTCGGACGCGTGGCGGGGGAGCGGCTGCCCGCGCTCGCGATCCTCGGCGCGGCGCTCATTGTCGCGGGGACGGTCGTGAGCGAGCTGCGGCCGCGGCCGGCGCGGGAGCCCGTCTAG
- a CDS encoding alpha/beta fold hydrolase, producing the protein MVTVHHRTVSIDGLDVFWREAGPADAPVLLLLHGYPSSSHMFRHLIPALAGRFRVIAPDLVGFGRSSAPSVDDFDYTFAALADTTGRFLAAIGVSRYAIYVQDYGAPVGWRLALADPSPVTGVITQNGNAYEEGFVPSFWDPIWADAAERTQVTREALRPALGREAVEWQYTHGVADPSVVDPDAWEHDLALLARSGQDDVQLALFRDYATNRELYPAVHAWLRESRVPVLAIWGRNDEIFAAAGAEAFRRDAPHARIELVDGGHFLLESHLDRVVTAIGEWQPGA; encoded by the coding sequence ATGGTCACCGTCCACCACCGCACCGTCTCGATCGACGGCCTCGACGTCTTCTGGCGCGAGGCCGGACCCGCGGACGCGCCCGTGCTCCTGCTCCTGCACGGATACCCGTCGAGCTCGCACATGTTCCGCCACCTGATCCCCGCGCTCGCGGGCCGCTTCCGCGTCATCGCGCCGGACCTCGTCGGGTTCGGCCGGTCGTCGGCGCCGTCCGTCGACGACTTCGACTACACCTTCGCAGCCCTCGCGGACACGACCGGCCGCTTCCTCGCCGCCATCGGGGTGTCCCGCTACGCGATCTACGTGCAGGACTACGGCGCCCCCGTCGGCTGGCGCCTGGCGCTCGCCGACCCGTCCCCCGTCACGGGCGTCATCACGCAGAACGGCAACGCCTACGAGGAGGGCTTCGTGCCGTCGTTCTGGGATCCGATCTGGGCCGACGCCGCCGAGCGCACCCAGGTGACACGCGAGGCCCTCCGCCCCGCCCTCGGCCGCGAGGCCGTCGAGTGGCAGTACACGCACGGCGTGGCGGATCCGTCGGTCGTGGATCCGGACGCCTGGGAGCACGACCTCGCGCTCCTCGCCCGTTCGGGCCAGGACGACGTGCAGCTCGCGCTCTTCCGCGACTACGCCACCAACCGGGAGCTCTACCCGGCGGTGCACGCCTGGCTCCGCGAGTCCCGGGTGCCCGTGCTCGCGATCTGGGGACGGAACGACGAGATCTTCGCCGCGGCCGGCGCCGAGGCCTTCCGTCGCGATGCCCCGCACGCGCGGATCGAGCTCGTCGACGGCGGCCACTTCCTGCTCGAGTCGCACCTCGACCGCGTCGTCACGGCGATCGGGGAGTGGCAGCCCGGAGCGTGA
- a CDS encoding ThiF family adenylyltransferase: MGSSLPLVDLDGTHPGGRGLGGHGSGQDAHERRERHSRHLALPGIGMGGQSRIDQARVLVIGAGGLGSPVLQYLAAAGIGTLGIVDDDAVDLSNLQRQTIHGTPDVGRPKTSSAADSVHRTDPGIEVVEHAERLTNDNAVRILSGYDVVVDATDNFATRYLISDAAALVGVPCVWGSVYRWDAQVTVFWDAAPDGRGIDYRDVFPEPPADGAVLSCEEAGVFGAVCGTVGALMATEVIKLVTGAGTPLLGRVVVLDALAGTSRTIGVKRAKGRQRVTALADYDLFCGVGAATDGTELDAEEVERILASDEQVVLLDVREPDERLVDSIPGHVAVPVRIVTVDPGAVPGAITDRVIVYCASGVRSRAAAAALREAGRDAVSLRGGIRSWRSVAGRA, from the coding sequence ATGGGGTCGTCTCTGCCGCTCGTCGATCTGGACGGCACGCACCCCGGGGGGCGGGGCCTCGGTGGTCATGGCTCCGGGCAGGATGCGCACGAACGGCGCGAACGCCACTCCCGGCACCTCGCCCTTCCCGGCATCGGGATGGGGGGTCAGTCCCGCATCGACCAGGCGCGCGTGCTCGTGATCGGCGCGGGCGGCCTCGGTTCCCCCGTGCTGCAGTACCTGGCCGCGGCGGGGATCGGGACCCTCGGAATCGTAGACGACGATGCTGTGGACCTCTCCAACCTCCAGCGCCAGACCATCCACGGCACGCCCGACGTCGGCCGGCCGAAGACCTCGTCAGCGGCGGATTCGGTGCACCGCACCGACCCCGGCATCGAGGTCGTGGAGCACGCCGAGCGGCTGACGAACGACAACGCCGTCCGGATCCTCAGCGGCTACGACGTGGTCGTCGACGCCACCGACAACTTCGCCACGCGGTACCTCATCAGCGACGCGGCTGCCCTCGTGGGCGTGCCCTGCGTGTGGGGATCCGTGTACCGGTGGGACGCGCAGGTCACCGTCTTCTGGGACGCGGCCCCCGACGGTCGCGGCATCGACTACCGCGACGTCTTCCCCGAGCCGCCCGCCGACGGCGCCGTGCTCTCCTGCGAGGAGGCGGGCGTGTTCGGCGCGGTCTGCGGCACGGTCGGTGCGCTCATGGCGACCGAGGTCATCAAGCTCGTCACGGGTGCCGGGACGCCGCTCCTCGGCCGGGTCGTGGTGCTCGACGCGCTCGCCGGCACCAGCCGCACCATCGGCGTGAAGCGCGCGAAGGGCCGCCAGCGGGTCACGGCGCTCGCCGACTACGACCTCTTCTGCGGCGTGGGCGCCGCCACCGACGGCACCGAGCTCGACGCGGAGGAGGTGGAGCGGATCCTCGCCTCCGACGAGCAGGTCGTGCTCCTCGACGTGCGCGAGCCCGACGAGCGGCTCGTCGACTCCATCCCCGGCCACGTCGCGGTGCCCGTGCGCATCGTCACGGTGGATCCGGGCGCGGTGCCCGGCGCGATCACCGACCGCGTGATCGTCTACTGCGCCTCCGGTGTGCGCTCGCGGGCGGCCGCGGCGGCGTTGCGCGAGGCGGGGCGCGACGCGGTGAGCCTGCGCGGCGGGATCCGGTCGTGGCGGAGCGTGGCGGGGCGGGCGTGA
- a CDS encoding HAD family hydrolase has product MSDALMVFWDFDGTLAARDGMWPSVLQEAILAVNPTQAVDLEALDRVLRTGFPRWGPGGMGLHARASDWWAEASPALGSACREAGVDGATTERVMAEVPRVYYRPDAWRILPGAHEALDAVSRAGLPSVILSNHAPELPDLVRALGFAPPVTRTITSASLGMEKPDPRMFEAALRMTGAARDSWMVGDHPVADVAGARAVGMRAMLVHRPSGDDAALTLGDAAARIVDGLPVSR; this is encoded by the coding sequence ATGAGCGACGCGCTGATGGTGTTCTGGGACTTCGACGGCACCCTCGCCGCCCGCGACGGGATGTGGCCGAGCGTGCTCCAGGAGGCGATCCTCGCCGTCAACCCGACGCAGGCGGTGGACCTGGAGGCCCTCGACCGAGTACTTCGCACCGGCTTCCCGCGCTGGGGCCCCGGCGGCATGGGCCTCCACGCCCGCGCATCCGACTGGTGGGCGGAGGCATCCCCGGCCCTCGGGAGCGCGTGCCGGGAGGCGGGCGTCGACGGGGCGACCACGGAGCGCGTGATGGCCGAGGTCCCACGCGTCTACTACCGGCCTGATGCGTGGCGGATCCTCCCGGGCGCGCACGAGGCCCTCGACGCCGTCTCGCGTGCGGGGCTCCCGAGCGTCATCCTCAGCAACCACGCCCCCGAGCTTCCGGACCTCGTGCGCGCGCTCGGGTTCGCACCCCCGGTCACTCGGACCATCACCAGCGCATCGCTCGGGATGGAGAAGCCGGATCCCCGCATGTTCGAGGCCGCGCTGCGGATGACGGGCGCAGCCAGGGACAGCTGGATGGTCGGCGACCACCCCGTCGCCGACGTCGCGGGCGCGCGGGCGGTCGGCATGCGGGCCATGCTCGTCCACCGCCCGTCGGGCGACGACGCAGCGCTCACGCTGGGCGACGCTGCGGCGCGTATCGTCGACGGCCTCCCTGTCTCCCGATGA